One window from the genome of Rariglobus hedericola encodes:
- a CDS encoding ABC transporter ATP-binding protein: MIEINGVTKRFGDFTAVHDVNLHIKAGEFITLLGPSGCGKTTLLRMLSGFETPDEGLIRIGGEDVTHLAPYRRNVNQVFQSYALFPHMTVRENIGFGLRMQKVPAAEAAVRIAEVIELVALTGFENRKPAQLSGGQRQRVALARAIVPRPSVLLLDEPLSALDAKLRGQMQIELKRLQKILGMTFVFVTHDQEEALSMSDRIAVFNKGRLEQLGTATEIYHQPRTAFVADFIGEANLLPAELVARDATTARVRIEGGLELSVNAAQWPADATRALISVRPEKVHVSKKPVDCENVFEARVTEELFQGALDRLLIEFTGGTRLTAVVANESALLEAIHEGDRVWCGLHTDDLVVVRTE, translated from the coding sequence ATGATCGAAATCAACGGAGTCACCAAACGCTTCGGCGATTTCACCGCCGTGCACGACGTCAACCTGCATATCAAAGCCGGGGAGTTCATCACGTTGCTCGGACCGTCCGGTTGCGGGAAAACCACGTTGCTACGCATGTTGTCAGGCTTCGAGACACCCGACGAAGGTCTCATTCGAATCGGCGGCGAGGATGTCACGCATCTCGCGCCGTATCGTCGTAACGTGAACCAGGTTTTCCAGAGCTACGCGCTCTTCCCGCACATGACGGTGCGCGAGAATATAGGCTTTGGCCTGCGCATGCAGAAAGTTCCCGCTGCCGAGGCGGCCGTGCGCATTGCGGAAGTGATCGAGCTGGTGGCGCTGACAGGTTTCGAGAACCGCAAGCCCGCGCAACTTTCCGGCGGACAACGCCAGCGCGTCGCCCTTGCGCGTGCCATCGTGCCGCGTCCGTCGGTTCTGTTGCTCGACGAACCGCTCTCCGCGCTTGATGCCAAGCTACGCGGGCAAATGCAGATCGAGCTGAAGCGACTCCAGAAAATCCTCGGCATGACCTTTGTCTTCGTGACGCACGATCAGGAGGAGGCGCTGTCCATGAGCGACCGCATCGCGGTGTTCAACAAAGGTCGTCTGGAGCAACTCGGCACCGCGACGGAAATCTATCACCAACCGCGCACGGCGTTCGTGGCCGACTTCATCGGCGAGGCGAATTTGCTGCCGGCGGAGTTGGTTGCACGCGACGCAACCACGGCGCGCGTGCGGATCGAAGGCGGGCTGGAACTCTCCGTGAACGCCGCGCAGTGGCCGGCGGACGCAACACGCGCGCTCATCTCGGTGCGCCCGGAGAAAGTGCATGTTTCCAAAAAGCCGGTCGATTGTGAGAATGTTTTCGAGGCGCGTGTGACCGAGGAGCTGTTTCAAGGCGCGCTGGATCGGCTGCTGATTGAGTTTACCGGAGGCACGCGGCTCACCGCGGTGGTCGCCAACGAGAGCGCGTTACTTGAGGCGATTCATGAAGGCGACCGCGTGTGGTGCGGGTTGCATACCGACGATCTGGTGGTCGTGCGAACGGAGTAA